The stretch of DNA AAAAATTAACCACGCGGACTTTGCGCCCTTTTTGTGAACTCCGCGGTTAAAAAATATTTCGCTATTAAATCAAAAGTGAATTAAAGAAACGATTCTTGGAAAGAAGGTAAGAATAATGAAAAGGCGACAATTTATTCAATCGATGGGTTTAATGACCGGTGGACTTTTGCTGCAGAAAAAGGCTGCCCTGTCCGCCGCGCCGAAAAAAATAGATACAGCGCTCGCTAATGCAACGGATGAGAGCGAATTCTGGCAGGTTGTGCGCGAGCAATTTGTTTTTCCCAAAGACTATTACTATTTCAATACCGGCGGCATTGGCGCCACGCCAAGCCTGGTTATGCACGAAGTTCAGGCCAGCACCAATGAGCAGCAGATACATCCCCGGCCCGGATATGACCATGAAAAATGGCTGGAAATAAAAGAAAGTGCAAAAAAACTAATCAATAATCGCAAGAAAGAAGAAATTGCCCTGGTGGGCACAGCCACAGAAGGCATCAATATTGTGCTGAATGGATTGCCACTGAAAAAAGGCGATGAAATTATCTCTTCCACTCACGAACATGCTGCTTTGCACGTGCCCCTGCTACACAATTTGCACCGACACGGAATTCGCGTGAAATTTTTCGATCCTGATTTTTCAAACGGATTGGGAAATGTCGATCGGATAGAGAAGCTTATCACCAGAAAAACAAGATTGCTCTTCATAAGTCACGTGACGTGTACGACGGGGCAGCTTTTTCCTGTGAAAGAAATCGGTGAATTAGCAAGGGCAAAAAAACTGTGGTTTGCTCTGGACGGAGCACAGGCAGTAGGCGAAGTTCCTGTAGATGTAGCGGATTTGGGTGTTGATTTTTACGCATTCAGCGGACACAAATGGGTGCTGGGCCCTAAACGCTCAGGAATTTTTTACGTTCGCGAAGATTTGCTCGATACGTTGCAACCAACGGTAGTCGGTGCTTATTCAGACGGCGGTTTTAATGTGCGCACCGGGGAATTCAAATTGAATCCCACGGCGCAGCGGTATGAGTATGCTACGCAGAACGAAGCGCTTTTTCACGGATTGGGCAAGGCGATAGAATTTGTCACAACCATTGGCCTGGAGCGAATTCATCAGCACAATCGGAAGTTGGCGGAAAGATTTTATGCCGGTCTGCAAAATATTCCCGAGGTCGAGTTGCTTTCTCCGGAGGAAGAAAAGTATCGCACAAGCCTCATTTCTTTCAAAATAAAAAATCGCAATTTTCGTGAAGTCGGGAAATATCTGGTTGGTCGCCAGTTCCGCGTGCGCGTGGTTCCCGAGGCGGACCTTGAGGGAATTCGTGTGTCACTTCACGTTTACAATAATGAAAATCAAGTGGACATGTTGTTGGATGAAATCAAAAAATATGTAAGGAAGTAGGAGAAGCAGATGACGATTCGAGAAGCATTGAAAAAAACGAAAAAAATTCAGATTTTTGAAGATACACCGATGGTTGCGAAAACCGTGGCGGAAGAATTCAAAGGGATTTTTCCTGATATGCAAATTGAAGTAGTGAAAAAAGCAAATACGAACGAGGCCGGAGTCTTTTCCATCACCATCGGCGGTATTGATGATTTGAAAAAAAAGGGAATTGATTTTTTTGAGACGGATAAAGAGAATTTCGTTTTTTGCAAAATTGATGAGCAGGGCGCCGGCGTTCTGGCGTGCTCGCACCAGCAATTTTTATACGGATACGCCAGCAATTTGCTGGACGATGAATTGGACAAAAGTCTGGAACCATTTTTGAAGGGTAAACTGACCGAACCGGCGTTCAAATGGCAGCGGTCATGTTACGATTATTTTCTCACTCAGCCGGGCAGGATTCAGAAAAATTTGAATCGCGAGACATACATCAAACAGATGGCGAAATTTGGCTTCACTCACATCGAAGTGAATGGTCTGGCTTATCCCATGGCGCTGGAAACGGGACCCGAGGGCGAGACTTATCCCATGTTTTACACCTATTGCCCGGCGCTGGATCAGTTCGTTTACAGCGATTTGAACAAAGGACTTTATCCGTATTATTACTTGTCAGCGAATTTCAAATATTTGAAAGAAAACGCAGAGCTGGCAAAAAAATACGGCATGATTCCCGGGTTGCTCAGCTTTGAGCCCAGATCTGTGCCGGAACGATTTTTTGAAAAATATCCCATGCTGCGCGGCGCCAGAGTGGATCACCCGTTTCGCAGTTTCAAGCCGCGATACAACATGACCACAACGCATCCTAAAGTGCTGGCTCATTATGCGGAGATGCTGAAAAAAATTCTCAAGGAAGTGCCGGAAATCGAATTTTTCAGCATCTGGACGAGCGATAGCGGAGCTGGTTTTGAATATGTGAAATCGCTTTACGTCGGCAGAAACGGAGGCGCCTATCTGATTCGCGAGTGGAAAACCGACGAGGAAATCGCGCGTCAGGCAGGGGAAAATGTGCTTCGTTTCTATCGCACGCTGGCGCAGGCGGGCAAAGAAATAAATCCCAATTTTCGCGTCATTACGCGTCTGGAGCCTTTTTACGGGGAACATGATACTATCTGGGAAGGTCTGGGCGAAGGCATTGATGTCGAAGGCACGTCTCTGGCAGCAAAAGGCTGGGCAATGCCGTATTCCCATCCGAAATATCCGGACAATCATGACATCAACGGCGGCACGGTTTACCAGCTTCAATTTGACG from Calditrichota bacterium encodes:
- a CDS encoding aminotransferase class V-fold PLP-dependent enzyme, whose translation is MKRRQFIQSMGLMTGGLLLQKKAALSAAPKKIDTALANATDESEFWQVVREQFVFPKDYYYFNTGGIGATPSLVMHEVQASTNEQQIHPRPGYDHEKWLEIKESAKKLINNRKKEEIALVGTATEGINIVLNGLPLKKGDEIISSTHEHAALHVPLLHNLHRHGIRVKFFDPDFSNGLGNVDRIEKLITRKTRLLFISHVTCTTGQLFPVKEIGELARAKKLWFALDGAQAVGEVPVDVADLGVDFYAFSGHKWVLGPKRSGIFYVREDLLDTLQPTVVGAYSDGGFNVRTGEFKLNPTAQRYEYATQNEALFHGLGKAIEFVTTIGLERIHQHNRKLAERFYAGLQNIPEVELLSPEEEKYRTSLISFKIKNRNFREVGKYLVGRQFRVRVVPEADLEGIRVSLHVYNNENQVDMLLDEIKKYVRK